GAGGCTTCATTGTTCCGAAAATATGCAAATCCCCCACGCGCAATACAAGCGCCGCACGTCGCCCAAACAAAAAAACCCCCGCCACGGGACGGGGGTTTTCGACCAGGTCCGGGACCGGGTTCAGTCCTCGGCAGCGTCTTCCGCTGCGACGCGGGCCTTGTCGGCCGCACCCTTGGCGTCGCGGTCGCGGTCCACGAATTCGATGATCGCCATGGGCGCCATGTCACCATAGCGGAACCCGGCTTTCAGAACGCGCACATAGCCACCCTGACGGTCGGCATAGCGCGGGCCCAGAACGTCGAACAGCTTGGCGACGTATTGCTCTTCCTTCAGCTTGGACGCGGCCTGACGGCGCGCGTGCAGATCACCGCGCTTGGCCAGCGTGATCATCTTTTCGATGATCGGCTTCAGTTCCTTGGCCTTGGGCAGCGTTGTCTTGATCTGCTCATGTTCGATGAGCGAGCCGGCCATGTTGGCAAAGAGCGCCTTGCGGTGCTCATGTGTCCGGTTCAGGCGGCGGTAACCACGTGCGTGACGCATATTTCTATCTCCAAATCGTGCCCTCTACGGGCGGTTTTGCTTTGTCTGGCCGGCGATGCGTGTCACCGGCTCTCCTTGGGGCCAGCGCTTTCCAAGGGGAAAGCGCCTTTGCCCGGGTGCAAGGTGGGCAAATTGCCCACCCTACGCTTTTCTTCGGTCGGGTGTCCGACCCTGCCGGGGGTGGCGCGTTGCCCATGGGCAATGCCGCGCAACCCCTTGATATCACGGCATTTGAAAACGCCGATGTTGTAGGGTGGGCACTCTGCCCACCACACGGGCCTAGAAGTTGTCTTCGAACTTCTTGGCCAGATCCTCGATGTTGTCCGGCGGCCAGTCCTCGACATCCATGCCCAGGTGCAGGCCCATGCCCGACAGCACTTCCTTGATCTCGTTCAGCGACTTGCGGCCAAAGTTCGGCGTGCGCAGCATCTCTGCTTCGGTCTTCTGGATCAGGTCGCCGATATAGACGATGTTGTCGTTCTTGAGGCAGTTGGCCGACCGCACGGACAGTTCCAGCTCGTCCACTTTCTTCAGCAGAAGCGGGTTGAACTCGAGACCGTCATCGTCGTCCTGACGGCTTGCCGATTCAGGCTCGTCAAAGTTGACGAAGATGCCCAGCTGATCCTGCAGGATGCGCGCGGCAAAGGCCACGGCGTCGTCCGGCGTGATGGAGCCATCAGTTTCGACCTTCATGGTCAGCTTGTCATAGTCCAGCACCTGGCCCTCGCGGGTGGGCTGAACGTCATAGCTGACCTTCTTGACGGGCGAATAGATCGCGTCGATCGGGATCAGACCGATGGGCGCGTCCTCGGGCTTGTTCTTGTCCGCCGACACATAGCCCTTGCCGGTGTTGACCGTCAGTTCCATGTAGACGTCAGCGCCATCGTCGAGGTGGCAGATGACCAGATCGCGGTTCAGGATCTCGATCCCGGCACTTTCCGAAATGTCGCCGGCCGTCACGACGCCCGGGCCCTTGGCAGAGATCGACAGGCGCTTGGGCCCTTCGACTTCCATGCGCAGGCTGACCTGCTTGAGGTTCAGGATGATGTCGGTGACGTCTTCACGCACACCGGCAACGGACGAAAATTCGTGCAGCACGTTGTCGATCTGCACGGATGTGATGGCCGCGCCCTGCAGCGACGACATCAGCACGCGGCGCAGCGCGTTGCCCATGGTCAGACCAAAGCCACGTTCCAGCGGTTCGGCCACGACGGTGGCCTGGCGCGCGGGTTCGTTGCCCGGCTTGACGTCAAGCTGCTGTGGCTTGATCAGTTCGGCCCAATTCTTGTGGATCATGCGTCCCTCCATTCCTGTCCGCGTGCCATGTCCCAACATGCAGACGCCCGAGGTTTCAAAAAGCGGATTGGGGCCGTGCAGAAGACACAGCCCCAAAGATATTCAGATGTCACTTAGACGCGGCGACGTTTTGGCGGACGGCAGCCGTTGTGGGCAATCGGCGTCACGTCGCGGATCGACGTGATGTTGAAGCCAACCGCAGCCAGTGCGCGCAAAGCCGATTCACGGCCCGAACCGGGGCCCTGCACTTCGACTTCCAGCGTCTTCACACCGTGTTCCTGCGCCTTGCGGCCCGCATCCTCTGCCGCCATCTGGGCCGCATAGGGTGTGGATTTCCGCGAGCCCTTGAAGCCCATGGTGCCGGCCGACGACCACGAAATGGCGTTGCCCTGCACATCCGAGATCAGGATCTTGGTGTTGTTGAACGAGGAATTCACGTGGGCCACGCCCGCCGCGATATTCTTGGAGACCTTGCGCTTGCCTGCGCGCCGTGTGTCACGTGCCATGGATGCGCCTCCTTATTTCTTCTTGCCGGCAATGGCCTTTGCGGGGCCTTTGCGGGTGCGAGCGTTGGTGCTGGTGCGCTGACCGCGGACGGGCAGGTTGCGACGGTGGCGCAGGCCACGGTAGCAGCCCAGGTCCATCAGGCGCTTGATGTTCATCTGCGTTTCACGACGCAGGTCACCTTCGACGGTATAGTTCTCGTCGATGTGCTCGCGGATTTTCAGGACTTCTGCGTCGCTCAGTTCGTTCACGCGGCGCGTCAGGTCGATCCCGACGGCTTCGCAGATGTTCTGAGCGGAGGTGTTGCCGATGCCCGTGATATAGGTCAGAGCAATCGGAACGCGCTTGGCTGTGGGGATGTTGACCCCTGCAATACGTGCCACGTAAGGCTTCCTTTCGTTGCGAGCCCGTCATTCCAGGCCCTTTTTTCACAACATAAGGCCCAAGGATTTTGCCCCCGGGCCTGCCGCTGATCAGGTGATCCGACGGGACGCGTTCCCGTCTTTGATTCTCGTTAGAGATGGCGTGAGATAGGCCTTGATCAAGGGGGCGTCAACCCCTGTGCTCACCATCAAGGGTTTTGGAAATCGCCGTCTTCACATCCGCGATCTCGCCCAGCCCGTCGACCTTGGTCAACTGGCCCTTGGCATAGTAGTAGCCGATCAGCGGCGACGTCTTTTTGTAGTACTCCATCAGGCGCACTTTCATCGATTCCGCGTTGTCGTCGGCGCGGACGGGCTGGCCTGCGGCGGCGGCCTCGGCAGCGCGGCCGACGATGCGCTGCACCAACACTTCGTCATTGACCTCAAGCTCGATCACTGCGTCCAGGCTTTCGCCCTGTTCGGCCAGCAGATCGTTCAGCGCATCGGCCTGTGCCAATGTGCGGGGGAAGCCGTCAAAGATGAAGCCGTTGGACTTCACCGTTTCAAGCTGTTCGCGGATCAGGCCGATCACGATCTCGTCCGTGACAAGCGCGCCGCGGGCCATGACGTCGGCCACGATCTGGCCCATCTCGGTCCCGCTTTCCTTGGCCGCGCGCAGCATGTCGCCTGTCGACAGTTGCACCATGCCGCGCTCTTCCACCAGAAAACGCGCCTGCGTTCCCTTGCCCGCGCCCGGCGGGCCCAAGAGAATAATGTTCATCAGCTGTCCCCTCCCTGGAGCGCCTTACCGGCGCACAGGGCTCCGTTTGCGGCGGGTCTTGTTGCCCTTACCGCGCAGTTGCGATTTCTCAATCAGACCTTCGTACTGGTGCGCCAGCAGATGGCTTTGTACTTGCTGGATCGTGTCCATGGTCACCGATACCACAATCAGCACCGATGTCCCGCCAAAGTAGAACGGGATGGCGAATTCGCCGCGCAGGATTTCCGGCAGCAGACATACAAGCGCCAGATAGGCAGAGCCAAGGACCAGGATGCGGTTGACCACATATTCCAGATATTCGGCGGTCTTCTTGCCCGGGCGGATGCCGGGGACAAAGCCGTTCTGGTTCTTCAGGTTCTCGGCGACGTCATCGGGTTTGAAGCTGACGTTGAACGTGTAGAAATACGCAAAGAACACGATCATGGCCGCAAAGAACAGCAGGTACAGCGGCTGACCGGGGCCGAAATTGGCCAAGAGCCACGACATGATCGGGCTGGTCGAGTTGCCCGAGAAGGTCGAGATCGTGACCGGCAGAAGCAACAGCGACGAGGCGAAGATCGCGGGGATCACGCCGGCGGGGTTCACCTTGACCGGCAGGTCGGATTTGCCGCCGTCATACATCTTCATGCCCACCTGACGGCGGGGGTACTGGATGTGGATCTTGCGCAGCGCACGTTCCATGAACACGACAAATGTGATTGTCACGATCACCATCAGGATCACGCCCACGATGATTGCGGGGCTCAGCGCGCCGGACCGGCCGGAGGCAAAGAACTGTGCCAGGGCGGCGGGCACTTCGGCGATGATGCCCACGAAGATGATCAGCGAGATACCGTTGCCGATGCCGCGCGCGGTGATCTGCTCACCCAGCCACATCAGGAACATCGTGCCGCCAACCAGCGTGATCAGGCAGGACACGCGGAAGAACATGCCCGGATCGGTAACCAGATCGCCGGATTCCAGCGATACGGCAAGGCCGTAGGCCTGCAGGGTGGCCAGCGCCACGGTGCCGTAACGGGTGTACTGGTTGATCTTCTTGCGCCCCTGTTCGCCCTCTTTCTTGAGCTGTTCGAGCTTGGGCACCATCGAGGTCAGAAGCTGCACGATGATCGAGGCCGAGATATAGGGCATGATGCCCAGGGCAAAGATGCCCATCCGACCCAGCGCGCCACCGGTGAACATGGACACCATGCCGCCAATGCCCTGGCCTGCGCTTTCCATGAATTCCCGCAGGGCCGCGCCATCAATGCCGGGCACGGGGATAAAGGTGCCCAGGCGGTAGACGATCAGCAGACCGAGGGTGAACAGGATGCGGTTGCGCAGGTCGGTGGCCTTACCAAGAGCGCTCCAGCTCGTGTTGGCGGCCATATTCTCGACGGCAGATACCATGCGGGCATGTTCCTTTATGGCGAAACGCCGCCCTGCACGGTTTTCCGGCGGGCGGCGTAGGAAAAACTAGGGACTATGTAAGCCGCTAATGCGCGGCTCACAAGGCGTCAAACTGGCTTACTCGGCGGCCGCCGCGGTTGTGGTCAGCGACCCACCCGCTTTTTCAACGGCTTCAACGGCGGATTTGGACGCGCCAGTCACGACAAGTTCAACCTTCGCGGTGATGTCGCCCTTGGCCAGAACGCGGATACCGTCCAGCTTGCGGCGCACCAGGCCGGATGCGATCAGCGCGTCTTCGTCGACGGCTTTTTTCGCGTCGATCTTGCCCGCGTCGATGAATTTCTGGATCAGGCCCAGGTTCACAACGGCAAATGCCTTGCGGTTCGGCTTGTTAAAGCCGCGCTTGGGCAGGCGTTGGTACAGGGGCATCTGACCGCCTTCGTAGCCGTTGATGGCCACACCCGAGCGGGATTTCTGACCTTTGATACCACGGCCACCCATCTTGCCGGTGCCGGAGCCCGGACCACGGCCCACGCGCTTGCGGGGTTTGGTTGCGCCGGGATTGTCGCGCAGTTCGTTCAGTTTCATGTCGCTTCTCCTTGCCGGATGTGCCCCACGAAGCGTGAACGGGACAACCACGGCGTTTCTTGGTTTTGATTCTGCGGCGCATCACGCCACCGGGGGCGTATAGACGGGCGACCGCGCCTGATCAAGCCCATCCGTCATCCAGGGCGCAGAGTAAGGAATACCGGACTGATCGCACGCGGTTGCCGCCGCTATAGCTTACCCATCTTCAGACCGCCGCGGCGTTCTTTCAGCGGCACCCGATTTCAGCACCTGCATGCCCTGCGCATGTTCCCGAATTGGAGACCCCGATTGCTTGACCTCCTTTTTCAGGGTGGCGATCCCCTGCGCCTGTGTGGCCTCGCGTCCGCTGTCCTGAGCATCTATGCCTTTTTCCCGTATGCAAGCGACACGATCCGGGGGCGCACGCACCCGCAACGGGCCTGCTGGTTGATATGGTCGGTGCTGGGCAGCATCGCCCTGGTGACCCAGAGTGCCGAAGGTGCCACGGAGTCGCTGTGGTTCGCCGCCATTCAGGTCATTTGGACCATTGCCATTTTCACGCTTGCCATTTGGCGCGGCACGGGCCCGTTCCTGAACCCGGGCGATGCATATATCCTTGCGGCGGCTGCGATGGGCCTGGCCATATGGGCCGTCACCCACGACGCGGCCCATGCGCTGATCATCACCATTTCCATTTCCATGCTCGGGGGCATGGCGACCATCCTCAAGGCCTATCGCGCGCCGGGCAGCGAAACGATGGCCACATGGATCGTGTCCTGGATCGCCGCTGCGTGCGCCGTGTTTGCGGTTGGGTCCATCGACTGGATCCTGATGGCGTATCCGCTGTATCTGCTGATGCTGTATTCAGGGATTGTGGGGGCCATGGTGCTGGGTCGCAGCCGCGGGCGCGCAATTGAGTTTGCCACCGCACGCCATGTGCCTGTGCAGACGGTGTAGAAAAATGGCGGCAGACCGCAACATATAGCTGTCTTTACCGTTTTTTTGGGTATAATTGCCCGCAATACTGACCCGAATGGGCACCCCGAGCACACCTTTACAGGCCAATACCAGCCTCCGGAGACCGCCTTGCTGCAACTGCTTGCACAGCATCCTGATGTCCTGCATCGCGCGGGGCTCGCCTCGGCTGTGCTGAGCATTTATGCCTTCTGGCCCTATATCAGCGACATTCTTGCCGGCCGGACCCGGCCCGAGCGGGCCTCGTGGCTGATCTGGGCGCTGCTGAGTGCCGTGTCCTTGCTGGCCCAGATCTACGAAGGTGCGGACGGGTCGCTGGGCTTTGCCGTCACGCAGACCCTTGGCACGGTTGTCATCTGCGGGCTGACATTCTGGAAGACCACACAATTGCGGTTCAAGACCGAAGACAGTCAGGTTCTGACCGCGACCGCCGTCGGCATCTGGCTGTGGGCCGAGATGGAAAGCGCCGTCTATTCGCTGTTTGTCACCATCAGCATGTCGATGATGGGCGGGCTGTTGACGATGAAGAAGGCCTTTCTTGACCCGACATCCGAGACATGGGCGACATGGGCGGCGTTCTTTGTGTCGGCGGCCCTGGCCGTTGTCGCGATTGGTCAGGCGGATTGGCTGCTGATGGCGTACCCCTTATACGTCATGGCCCTGTCAGGCGGCATCATGGCGGCCATGGGCCTTGGGCATCTGCGCGTGGCGCGGCGGCAAGCGGACGCGCCGCAGGAACAGCGTCACCAGCGACTGACCCTGTCGGTCATGTCGTTTCAACGGGCGGGTTCACCCACCGCGTCGGAGTGAAGGGCTGCGCGCATGCGCGCTCCAGCATCTCGAGCCGGTCCTGACCATAGAACATCTCGGTTCCCAGCACATATGTGGGCGATCCCATCACACCGGCATGCAGGGCCGCGTCGGCGTTGGCCCGATAGGTCGCGGACACGTCTGGGGACTGGGCGCGCGCCAGGAGCGTGTCCGGATCATGACCCAGCCCTTCGGCCAGCGCGCGCAAGGTCGGTGCATCAGACAGGTCGGCATCGTCACGCCAATGCGCCTGCAGGATCGCATGGGCCATCGCATCGACCGGCGCGACCCGATC
This DNA window, taken from uncultured Tateyamaria sp., encodes the following:
- the rplQ gene encoding 50S ribosomal protein L17, encoding MRHARGYRRLNRTHEHRKALFANMAGSLIEHEQIKTTLPKAKELKPIIEKMITLAKRGDLHARRQAASKLKEEQYVAKLFDVLGPRYADRQGGYVRVLKAGFRYGDMAPMAIIEFVDRDRDAKGAADKARVAAEDAAED
- a CDS encoding DNA-directed RNA polymerase subunit alpha, which translates into the protein MIHKNWAELIKPQQLDVKPGNEPARQATVVAEPLERGFGLTMGNALRRVLMSSLQGAAITSVQIDNVLHEFSSVAGVREDVTDIILNLKQVSLRMEVEGPKRLSISAKGPGVVTAGDISESAGIEILNRDLVICHLDDGADVYMELTVNTGKGYVSADKNKPEDAPIGLIPIDAIYSPVKKVSYDVQPTREGQVLDYDKLTMKVETDGSITPDDAVAFAARILQDQLGIFVNFDEPESASRQDDDDGLEFNPLLLKKVDELELSVRSANCLKNDNIVYIGDLIQKTEAEMLRTPNFGRKSLNEIKEVLSGMGLHLGMDVEDWPPDNIEDLAKKFEDNF
- the rpsK gene encoding 30S ribosomal protein S11, with the translated sequence MARDTRRAGKRKVSKNIAAGVAHVNSSFNNTKILISDVQGNAISWSSAGTMGFKGSRKSTPYAAQMAAEDAGRKAQEHGVKTLEVEVQGPGSGRESALRALAAVGFNITSIRDVTPIAHNGCRPPKRRRV
- the rpsM gene encoding 30S ribosomal protein S13, whose product is MARIAGVNIPTAKRVPIALTYITGIGNTSAQNICEAVGIDLTRRVNELSDAEVLKIREHIDENYTVEGDLRRETQMNIKRLMDLGCYRGLRHRRNLPVRGQRTSTNARTRKGPAKAIAGKKK
- a CDS encoding adenylate kinase; this encodes MNIILLGPPGAGKGTQARFLVEERGMVQLSTGDMLRAAKESGTEMGQIVADVMARGALVTDEIVIGLIREQLETVKSNGFIFDGFPRTLAQADALNDLLAEQGESLDAVIELEVNDEVLVQRIVGRAAEAAAAGQPVRADDNAESMKVRLMEYYKKTSPLIGYYYAKGQLTKVDGLGEIADVKTAISKTLDGEHRG
- the secY gene encoding preprotein translocase subunit SecY; translated protein: MVSAVENMAANTSWSALGKATDLRNRILFTLGLLIVYRLGTFIPVPGIDGAALREFMESAGQGIGGMVSMFTGGALGRMGIFALGIMPYISASIIVQLLTSMVPKLEQLKKEGEQGRKKINQYTRYGTVALATLQAYGLAVSLESGDLVTDPGMFFRVSCLITLVGGTMFLMWLGEQITARGIGNGISLIIFVGIIAEVPAALAQFFASGRSGALSPAIIVGVILMVIVTITFVVFMERALRKIHIQYPRRQVGMKMYDGGKSDLPVKVNPAGVIPAIFASSLLLLPVTISTFSGNSTSPIMSWLLANFGPGQPLYLLFFAAMIVFFAYFYTFNVSFKPDDVAENLKNQNGFVPGIRPGKKTAEYLEYVVNRILVLGSAYLALVCLLPEILRGEFAIPFYFGGTSVLIVVSVTMDTIQQVQSHLLAHQYEGLIEKSQLRGKGNKTRRKRSPVRR
- the rplO gene encoding 50S ribosomal protein L15, yielding MKLNELRDNPGATKPRKRVGRGPGSGTGKMGGRGIKGQKSRSGVAINGYEGGQMPLYQRLPKRGFNKPNRKAFAVVNLGLIQKFIDAGKIDAKKAVDEDALIASGLVRRKLDGIRVLAKGDITAKVELVVTGASKSAVEAVEKAGGSLTTTAAAAE
- a CDS encoding 2-hydroxychromene-2-carboxylate isomerase, which translates into the protein MTDLIYYYSAHSAFAYLGSARVMALCAQHNLTLVHRPIPLSPVVEAQGSLPFAKRTQAHVDYFFGREIERWAELREVPVVPFRPTYHDADYALAAGMILALGDRVAPVDAMAHAILQAHWRDDADLSDAPTLRALAEGLGHDPDTLLARAQSPDVSATYRANADAALHAGVMGSPTYVLGTEMFYGQDRLEMLERACAQPFTPTRWVNPPVETT